One Rhinoraja longicauda isolate Sanriku21f chromosome 21, sRhiLon1.1, whole genome shotgun sequence genomic region harbors:
- the ints15 gene encoding integrator complex subunit 15 isoform X2: MLNQKLSSLQELQLLEIMCCYFQEQSKDAVRQIIFSALFGPQGNKADENRLAMLGKLVSMAIAICRVPILECAALWLQRTHAVFCVKLAKVLVEDYCILVPGSVQTLKCIVHASPRFCCQLITAVTALYDLSTDDLIPPHDLLEMVVSWVYEDPRLTLITFLNSAANLPRGFLELTPLPGLIRWCALAPLAYKRNCKTSLAQSFVNGHSNKMCKEVESDGNKDIKILYSKLHLSVLQVLMILQGHLTEKNLYGRLELVMFDHVDRLVGDINKLVKELNLSNPVKEVELALDRLAQALQVGIASGALLCARDNLRSICSALPHHNLLQLVLTGPVQQPSHTALPPGFYPHIHTSPARYPMYATHPVQTYMPGMAFSYRPIR; this comes from the exons ATGCTCAACCAAAA ATTGAGTTCATTGCAGGAGCTACAACTGCTGGAGATCATGTGTTGTTATTTCCAAGAACAAAGTAAAGATGCAGTTCGACAGATCATCTTCTCTGCGCTGTTTGGTCCTCAGGGTAATAAAGCCGATGAAAATAGACTGGCTATGTTGGGGAAACTGGTCTCCATGGCCATAGCAATCTGTCGTGTCCCcattctggaatgtgctgccttgtGGTTGCAG AGAACACATGCGGTATTCTGTGTGAAACTTGCAAAGGTCCTGGTGGAGGATTACTGCATTCTGGTGCCTGGCTCGGTACAGACACTCAAGTGCATTGTTCACGCCAGTCCACGCTTCTGCTGCCAGCTGATCACTGCAGTCACTGCCCTCTATGACCTCTCCACAG ATGATCTGATTCCTCCGCATGATTTGTTGGAGATGGTCGTATCATGGGTGTACGAGGATCCACGGTTGACGCTCATCACGTTCTTGAACAGCGCAGCCAACCTCCCACGTGGGTTTCTGGAGCTCACACCGCTGCCAGGCCTGATCCGCTGGTGTGCACTTGCACCACTGGCTTACAAAAGGAACTGCAAGACTTCCTTGGCACAAAGCTTTGTGAATGGGCACAGCAACAAAATGTGCAAGGAGGTTGAAAGTGATGGAAACAAGGACATCAAGATCCTTTACTCAAAGCTGCATTTAAGTGTTCTTCAAGTCCTTATGATTCTTCAGGGCCATTTAACGGAGAAAAACTTGTACGGACGGTTAGAGCTCGTCATGTTCGATCATGTCGATCGGCTTGTTGGAGACATTAACAAATTGGTTAAAGAACTAAATCTTTCGAATCCCGTGAAGGAGGTTGAACTGGCGCTGGACAGGTTAGCTCAAGCTCTGCAAGTTGGCATCGCGTCTGGAGCACTGCTGTGTGCCCGAG ATAATTTGCGTTCCATCTGCTCTGCACTTCCACATCACAA CTTGCTTCAGTTGGTTTTGACGGGACCAGTACAGCAGCCGTCTCACACGGCGCTGCCACCGGGATTCTACCCACACATCCACACGTCCCCTGCTCGCTATCCCATGTACGCAACTCACCCGGTGCAGACGTACATGCCGGGCATGGCTTTCTCCTATCGGCCGATCCGGTGA
- the ints15 gene encoding integrator complex subunit 15 isoform X1 encodes MTDIRHSLLRRDALSAAKELLYHLDIFFNSQLQNVPGPLVDKSTIELVEEFIFQLPKERNAQPKRLSSLQELQLLEIMCCYFQEQSKDAVRQIIFSALFGPQGNKADENRLAMLGKLVSMAIAICRVPILECAALWLQRTHAVFCVKLAKVLVEDYCILVPGSVQTLKCIVHASPRFCCQLITAVTALYDLSTDDLIPPHDLLEMVVSWVYEDPRLTLITFLNSAANLPRGFLELTPLPGLIRWCALAPLAYKRNCKTSLAQSFVNGHSNKMCKEVESDGNKDIKILYSKLHLSVLQVLMILQGHLTEKNLYGRLELVMFDHVDRLVGDINKLVKELNLSNPVKEVELALDRLAQALQVGIASGALLCARDNLRSICSALPHHNLLQLVLTGPVQQPSHTALPPGFYPHIHTSPARYPMYATHPVQTYMPGMAFSYRPIR; translated from the exons ATGACGGATATTCGCCACTCCTTATTACGCCGCGATGCTTTAAGTGCGGCAAAAGAACTCCTGTACCATCTGGACATTTTCTTCAACAGCCAGCTGCAGAATGTCCCTGGTCCACTGGTTGACAAATCCACCATTGAGCTAGTCGAGGAATTTATATTTCAACTTCCAAAAGAACGTAATGCTCAACCAAAA AGATTGAGTTCATTGCAGGAGCTACAACTGCTGGAGATCATGTGTTGTTATTTCCAAGAACAAAGTAAAGATGCAGTTCGACAGATCATCTTCTCTGCGCTGTTTGGTCCTCAGGGTAATAAAGCCGATGAAAATAGACTGGCTATGTTGGGGAAACTGGTCTCCATGGCCATAGCAATCTGTCGTGTCCCcattctggaatgtgctgccttgtGGTTGCAG AGAACACATGCGGTATTCTGTGTGAAACTTGCAAAGGTCCTGGTGGAGGATTACTGCATTCTGGTGCCTGGCTCGGTACAGACACTCAAGTGCATTGTTCACGCCAGTCCACGCTTCTGCTGCCAGCTGATCACTGCAGTCACTGCCCTCTATGACCTCTCCACAG ATGATCTGATTCCTCCGCATGATTTGTTGGAGATGGTCGTATCATGGGTGTACGAGGATCCACGGTTGACGCTCATCACGTTCTTGAACAGCGCAGCCAACCTCCCACGTGGGTTTCTGGAGCTCACACCGCTGCCAGGCCTGATCCGCTGGTGTGCACTTGCACCACTGGCTTACAAAAGGAACTGCAAGACTTCCTTGGCACAAAGCTTTGTGAATGGGCACAGCAACAAAATGTGCAAGGAGGTTGAAAGTGATGGAAACAAGGACATCAAGATCCTTTACTCAAAGCTGCATTTAAGTGTTCTTCAAGTCCTTATGATTCTTCAGGGCCATTTAACGGAGAAAAACTTGTACGGACGGTTAGAGCTCGTCATGTTCGATCATGTCGATCGGCTTGTTGGAGACATTAACAAATTGGTTAAAGAACTAAATCTTTCGAATCCCGTGAAGGAGGTTGAACTGGCGCTGGACAGGTTAGCTCAAGCTCTGCAAGTTGGCATCGCGTCTGGAGCACTGCTGTGTGCCCGAG ATAATTTGCGTTCCATCTGCTCTGCACTTCCACATCACAA CTTGCTTCAGTTGGTTTTGACGGGACCAGTACAGCAGCCGTCTCACACGGCGCTGCCACCGGGATTCTACCCACACATCCACACGTCCCCTGCTCGCTATCCCATGTACGCAACTCACCCGGTGCAGACGTACATGCCGGGCATGGCTTTCTCCTATCGGCCGATCCGGTGA